The Exiguobacterium mexicanum genome includes a window with the following:
- the istA gene encoding IS21 family transposase, producing the protein MLAMSDINCIKYLRNHKSHSINRIAKNLDLNWRTVKKYADSAQLPSETIRPKRGMMYGTKWGEMVEDWLTEDQMLQKKLRRTNKKLYETLVANGFEGSYRTVCNFIKSWHMTSEEENDTRQERLQHPPGEAQVDFGTMEVVKDSHAVDVKCLVMSLPFSNRTAAVALPAENQECFLTGLKMLFEEIGGVPQQLRIDNLPAAVIQPRTTKEEAIYTDAFLQFMAHYGFQVQSCNPYRGNEKGSVENKVGYVRYNFLVPAPVMHDYDSTNRQLAASLRDDMERVHYEKHVLIRELFEEEQRHLLRLPQEDFPVFKEELFKVNKYGEITIDKTKVLIPSGARHGQVRAILRWDSMKILSLHGEILYEEKRPYMMTKRALPWENIISTWHKKPRSFGHSRYSEYLPGRIKEYLGVPNLLVRQERLAWIRAKLALYPILEINERLYELLSEDDDPAVVEDHPYDVDWSKYDSLNRPWGEGGAV; encoded by the coding sequence ATGCTAGCAATGTCCGATATCAATTGTATCAAATATCTGAGAAACCACAAATCACATTCGATCAATCGAATCGCTAAAAATCTAGACCTCAACTGGAGGACGGTAAAAAAATACGCGGATTCAGCTCAACTGCCGAGTGAAACCATTCGCCCCAAGAGAGGCATGATGTACGGAACGAAATGGGGCGAGATGGTCGAGGATTGGTTGACCGAGGATCAAATGCTTCAGAAAAAGTTAAGACGAACGAATAAAAAGCTTTATGAAACGCTGGTGGCGAACGGATTCGAGGGTTCTTACCGGACGGTCTGCAATTTCATCAAGAGCTGGCATATGACGAGCGAGGAGGAAAACGACACAAGGCAAGAACGATTGCAACACCCTCCGGGTGAGGCACAGGTAGATTTCGGGACGATGGAAGTCGTCAAAGATAGTCATGCGGTCGATGTAAAATGCCTCGTCATGAGCCTGCCCTTCAGTAACCGCACAGCAGCTGTCGCCCTGCCCGCAGAAAACCAAGAGTGCTTTTTGACGGGACTCAAAATGCTTTTTGAAGAAATCGGTGGTGTACCGCAACAGCTCAGAATCGATAATCTCCCCGCCGCAGTCATCCAACCACGAACGACAAAAGAAGAGGCGATCTATACAGATGCTTTCCTGCAGTTCATGGCACATTACGGCTTCCAAGTTCAAAGCTGTAATCCTTACAGAGGTAACGAGAAAGGAAGTGTCGAGAACAAGGTAGGATACGTTCGGTACAATTTTCTTGTCCCAGCCCCTGTCATGCATGATTACGATTCGACGAACCGGCAACTCGCAGCTTCCCTACGGGATGACATGGAGAGAGTGCATTACGAAAAGCATGTGCTGATCCGTGAGTTGTTCGAAGAAGAGCAGAGACATCTATTGCGATTGCCGCAAGAAGACTTCCCCGTCTTCAAAGAAGAACTGTTCAAGGTGAACAAGTACGGCGAAATAACGATCGATAAGACGAAAGTCTTGATCCCTTCAGGGGCTCGTCATGGGCAAGTACGCGCCATCTTAAGGTGGGATTCGATGAAGATTCTCTCACTTCACGGAGAAATCCTCTACGAAGAAAAACGTCCCTACATGATGACAAAGCGTGCGCTCCCATGGGAAAACATCATCAGCACTTGGCACAAGAAGCCGAGAAGCTTCGGGCACTCCCGTTATTCCGAATATCTGCCGGGTAGAATCAAAGAGTACCTGGGCGTACCCAACTTACTCGTTCGGCAGGAAAGACTGGCCTGGATCCGAGCCAAGCTCGCACTCTATCCAATCCTCGAGATCAATGAACGCCTATACGAGCTACTGAGCGAGGACGACGATCCAGCCGTGGTTGAGGACCATCCTTATGATGTGGATTGGAGCAAGTACGATAGCCTGAATCGGCCTTGGGGAGAAGGTGGTGCAGTATGA
- the istB gene encoding IS21-like element helper ATPase IstB: MSLKEMCKSLRLAYVAEIYESIPTESPEKFLTELFSMEMRLREEAKAQRLIKKAKFINNKSLDDYHWGNHIYFPKHLDKDELTSLNFVEHSQNVVLTGSPGTGKTHLAIGLGREACHKGYEVRFFRVSELVEQLNKAWRDGKLGNFHSRLESADMIILDEMGYLPLTKESAELLFHLITDWYERKSLIITSNLEFSRWNRIFGDARLTAALVDRVIHHAHILNFTGDSYRVTHALSKH; this comes from the coding sequence ATGAGCCTAAAAGAAATGTGCAAATCGCTCCGCCTTGCCTATGTCGCTGAAATCTATGAATCGATTCCAACGGAATCCCCTGAAAAGTTTCTCACGGAGCTTTTCTCGATGGAAATGCGCCTCCGCGAGGAAGCGAAAGCGCAACGGTTAATCAAAAAGGCAAAATTCATCAACAATAAGTCACTAGACGACTATCATTGGGGCAATCACATCTACTTCCCAAAGCATTTAGATAAGGACGAACTGACCTCACTGAATTTCGTCGAGCACTCACAGAACGTCGTTCTGACAGGGTCCCCGGGTACAGGAAAGACCCATTTGGCCATCGGGCTCGGGAGAGAAGCTTGTCACAAAGGTTATGAGGTGAGGTTCTTCCGGGTCTCTGAACTCGTCGAGCAACTTAACAAGGCCTGGCGGGATGGAAAACTAGGCAACTTCCATTCTCGTCTCGAGTCGGCAGATATGATTATTTTAGATGAGATGGGATATCTCCCTCTCACAAAAGAATCTGCGGAACTTCTGTTTCATCTCATCACCGACTGGTACGAGCGAAAGAGCCTGATCATCACATCCAACCTTGAGTTCAGCCGATGGAATCGCATCTTTGGCGACGCGCGCTTGACTGCGGCACTCGTCGATCGCGTCATCCATCACGCTCACATACTAAACTTTACAGGTGACAGTTATCGTGTCACGCATGCGTTGTCGAAACACTAA
- a CDS encoding HIRAN domain-containing protein, protein MLEFIVVAVLVILFLEDRRKKKRLNQAKAVNTKSLSDNTTRTNRDEKYNKNTTPVLHDKKEPQTPTLKVHKRKVNRIIRLAGVTFEGRQKLIAETKISENIKLKREPRNPHDKNAINVYDSKNRSLGWIPRETAKELAPLMDRRISLKAEIIQKTGVSYPRGLEIRVYSL, encoded by the coding sequence ATGTTAGAGTTTATTGTCGTTGCAGTCCTAGTAATACTTTTTCTTGAAGATAGACGAAAGAAAAAAAGATTGAATCAAGCAAAGGCAGTAAACACAAAGAGTTTGAGCGATAATACGACGCGGACTAATCGAGATGAAAAGTACAATAAGAATACAACTCCCGTTCTTCATGATAAAAAGGAACCTCAAACGCCAACTTTGAAAGTTCATAAGAGAAAAGTTAATAGAATTATAAGGTTAGCTGGTGTTACTTTTGAAGGTAGGCAGAAATTAATAGCTGAAACAAAGATAAGTGAAAATATAAAATTGAAAAGAGAGCCTCGCAATCCTCACGATAAAAATGCTATTAATGTGTACGATAGTAAAAATCGTAGTTTAGGTTGGATTCCAAGAGAAACTGCAAAAGAATTGGCTCCTTTAATGGATAGGCGGATAAGTCTTAAAGCTGAAATAATACAAAAAACGGGGGTGAGTTATCCAAGGGGTTTAGAGATTCGTGTTTACTCTCTGTAA
- a CDS encoding 3'-5' exonuclease — protein MVKITVTKQQNDAINFQAEHVLIKGAPGSGKTTVLLMKIEKILQSNQNAKILLITYNKTLAAYAQKYLADRGYSQGNLEVRTFHSWASKYLRQIKGNFSSSSYQVDKIFDNCYENQKTKDHRFYSDDKFKSFLKDEIEWIKGKGIVSEEEYLNVRRSGRMVSLQQSDRKEVYTFMEQFDKNLAMASIIPFDEYGIQIHQNLNIVKTKESYEYVMIDEAQDLTQVQLIVLRELNPKSLIISADIGQRIYKTDFTWKSVGINIVGGRTKHLEEMHRSCQEIVTMARPLYNKDLNSNSSKNSEETREELIVPKKSSGFLPEIHQYGKHEEEYEGILRLVRELWNKTSDKDITIGVLCRHKMHLKKLKGMMPYGIPHEHIEKENGSCLTPGVKFVTMHSAKGLEFDVVIIPRFTDKNLPSLKRAEAEEEVEDAIQVERRLLYVSMTRAKTRLFITGYGNKMSRFIEEFEIGTYNHVSY, from the coding sequence ATGGTTAAAATCACCGTTACAAAGCAGCAAAATGACGCAATCAATTTTCAAGCAGAGCACGTGTTAATCAAGGGAGCACCAGGTAGTGGGAAGACAACTGTTCTCTTAATGAAGATTGAAAAAATTTTACAATCAAATCAAAATGCTAAAATTTTGTTGATTACGTATAACAAGACGTTGGCCGCCTATGCCCAGAAATATTTAGCGGACAGAGGATATAGCCAAGGTAATTTAGAAGTGCGAACCTTTCATTCTTGGGCATCCAAATATTTGAGACAGATTAAAGGGAATTTTTCTTCCTCTTCTTATCAAGTGGATAAGATTTTCGATAACTGTTATGAGAATCAGAAAACGAAAGATCATCGTTTTTACAGTGATGACAAATTCAAATCATTTTTAAAAGACGAGATTGAATGGATCAAAGGGAAAGGTATCGTCTCTGAGGAAGAGTATTTGAACGTACGACGAAGCGGACGGATGGTCAGCCTTCAGCAATCCGACCGAAAAGAAGTATACACCTTCATGGAACAGTTCGATAAAAATTTAGCGATGGCATCTATCATTCCTTTCGATGAGTATGGCATTCAAATTCATCAAAATCTTAATATTGTTAAAACAAAAGAATCCTATGAATACGTGATGATTGATGAAGCGCAAGACTTAACACAAGTTCAACTCATTGTCTTGAGAGAGTTAAATCCGAAGAGTCTAATCATTTCTGCGGATATTGGTCAACGTATTTATAAGACAGATTTCACTTGGAAAAGTGTCGGAATCAACATTGTCGGCGGACGGACAAAACATTTAGAAGAGATGCATCGATCATGTCAGGAAATCGTCACAATGGCACGCCCGCTTTACAACAAAGATTTGAATAGTAACTCTTCAAAAAACAGTGAAGAGACCCGTGAAGAGCTAATCGTACCTAAAAAGAGTAGTGGTTTTTTACCAGAAATTCATCAGTATGGCAAGCACGAAGAAGAATATGAAGGTATCCTGAGGCTTGTTCGAGAGCTGTGGAATAAGACATCAGATAAAGATATCACTATCGGTGTTTTATGCCGACATAAAATGCACCTCAAGAAGCTTAAGGGGATGATGCCTTATGGCATTCCTCATGAGCATATTGAAAAAGAAAACGGAAGTTGCTTAACACCTGGAGTGAAGTTCGTAACGATGCATTCCGCAAAAGGACTTGAGTTTGATGTAGTCATTATTCCACGTTTCACAGATAAAAATTTACCGAGTCTTAAAAGAGCAGAAGCGGAAGAGGAAGTTGAGGACGCTATCCAGGTAGAAAGAAGACTCTTGTACGTGTCGATGACGCGAGCGAAGACTAGATTGTTCATTACTGGATATGGTAACAAGATGAGTCGTTTTATAGAGGAATTTGAAATCGGAACTTACAACCACGTTTCGTATTAA
- a CDS encoding UvrD-helicase domain-containing protein, giving the protein MLLDRLPSVEEYTEYFVTSVLSNVNQLELIKHHVRSEAHTAYLGLVRDFHFALLLKESGYFDEVISHEEADLQMKLDVIVKKDDIFMGIQLFAGTENGKASKMVNALKTRSIQSGIKEYYFPLGGKFARPQERRIKNGNTTYELYSRADVEHIIDVFMKDSPDKIDSSVVPKQFLSLSPYTVEDTADTCEKNPYSILLIENELSNNRMNELKKWARQGTKIDLMTRNARIIENQKNLTVHELSKEVDKTLLIKDGRISSNQERYIENNQLSPRFNWGQYRVEHAPSTADILVNAGAGSGKTTTMISRIMYLIHTSDVRLDSIVMITFTRESAAHMRKKIKERLQSYYQTTNLTKYLDLMEQVNGMRIMTIDAFSKYLFEQLGVVEGWGNTVGVASYKYRTETIIREEFARYLTEEINEEEVSYFSDVEEYKMIKFFMYVQSELDKKGLSGDSDSLEWDPAEDSPRDMKYQQATRYVIERMARRIKEEKLRDNSLTLSDIKRDLLTVVKGNRQLTIEPAIDYIFVDEFQDTDDPQIELLVSLSNSLKARLFVVGDIKQAIYRFRGASHTAFESLKRLKNDFLSYELTINYRSSKSLLEEMERLFKVWKQNSRLPNEMKNGIDTGRLISYLSSEVDKEEILKISTTKNLKLEDIILHMYDTLPSNDKKQSVLGILVRKNKEAQAIKELLKDIKKNNRNDLTYEVTVGGGLFKSSAAKDLLLLIRVLKNEGCPESFFALHQSSFVEDAFDVNHLIQHEGDIARLTLEMNRILGDERWQWMHKAREDVRVKPFYKVLQNVVMELPYKRIMGAQGYQPHELIQYERNLYKVLDIAIKRLKNEVNNPVALYDWLKIQLATNRDEDEADIDAKDIKGDRVIRVMTVHKAKGLEFHSVFIPFTNSSLIQGHRHKVLLTSKGLSDHEKVLAFHFKEEDEVVTTASFQTIKAEDITETLNEETRLLYVAMTRAEQRLWINAARPHTPKGTWDKDTWEKLIRMAVRKETSNE; this is encoded by the coding sequence TTGTTATTGGACAGGTTGCCTTCTGTAGAAGAGTATACGGAGTATTTCGTTACGTCTGTTTTATCAAATGTTAATCAGTTGGAGCTAATTAAACATCATGTTCGAAGTGAAGCGCACACAGCATATCTAGGATTGGTTCGAGATTTTCATTTCGCACTTCTACTCAAAGAATCCGGGTACTTTGATGAGGTGATCAGCCACGAAGAAGCAGATCTTCAGATGAAGCTGGATGTCATTGTAAAAAAAGATGATATTTTTATGGGGATTCAGTTATTTGCTGGAACCGAAAATGGAAAAGCCTCAAAAATGGTGAACGCTCTCAAAACGCGTTCTATTCAGTCGGGGATAAAAGAATATTATTTTCCGTTGGGTGGAAAATTTGCTAGACCGCAAGAGAGAAGAATTAAAAATGGAAATACAACATATGAACTTTACAGTCGTGCTGATGTTGAACATATAATTGATGTTTTTATGAAAGACTCTCCGGATAAAATCGATTCTTCCGTAGTCCCAAAACAGTTTTTATCATTGTCACCTTATACAGTCGAAGATACCGCCGACACTTGTGAAAAAAATCCCTATTCAATCTTATTGATTGAAAATGAGCTCTCAAATAATCGAATGAACGAGCTGAAGAAATGGGCAAGACAAGGGACGAAGATTGACCTTATGACAAGAAATGCAAGAATTATAGAAAACCAAAAAAATCTTACAGTGCATGAGCTCTCTAAAGAAGTTGATAAGACGCTTTTGATTAAGGATGGTCGGATATCTTCGAACCAGGAACGTTACATAGAAAATAATCAATTGAGTCCCCGATTCAACTGGGGACAGTATCGCGTCGAACATGCACCGTCAACTGCTGATATTTTAGTGAATGCTGGCGCAGGTAGTGGGAAGACAACAACTATGATTTCGCGAATCATGTATTTGATTCATACAAGTGACGTCAGACTAGATTCCATTGTGATGATTACGTTCACCCGAGAGTCTGCGGCGCATATGCGAAAAAAAATTAAAGAACGTCTCCAATCCTATTATCAGACTACAAACCTGACTAAATATCTAGATTTGATGGAGCAAGTCAATGGGATGAGAATCATGACTATAGACGCTTTCTCCAAGTATTTGTTCGAACAATTAGGCGTAGTCGAGGGATGGGGAAATACTGTCGGTGTCGCATCGTACAAATATCGAACAGAAACAATCATTCGAGAAGAATTTGCAAGGTACCTTACAGAAGAGATTAACGAGGAAGAGGTTTCTTATTTTTCTGATGTTGAAGAGTACAAAATGATTAAATTTTTCATGTATGTACAAAGCGAGCTAGATAAAAAAGGTCTGAGCGGGGATAGTGATTCTCTTGAATGGGACCCTGCAGAAGACAGTCCGAGAGACATGAAGTATCAGCAAGCGACCCGGTACGTGATTGAGCGCATGGCGAGGCGAATCAAGGAAGAGAAACTGAGAGACAATTCACTCACGTTGTCGGACATAAAACGAGATTTACTGACCGTCGTCAAAGGTAACCGACAACTGACGATAGAGCCTGCCATCGATTACATCTTTGTTGACGAGTTTCAAGATACGGATGACCCTCAAATCGAATTACTCGTGTCTTTGTCAAATTCACTGAAAGCTAGGTTGTTTGTAGTGGGAGATATAAAGCAAGCAATTTATCGTTTTCGTGGGGCAAGTCATACAGCATTCGAGAGTTTAAAACGACTAAAGAATGATTTTCTCTCTTATGAGTTGACGATTAACTATCGGAGTTCGAAATCGTTACTAGAAGAGATGGAAAGGCTGTTCAAGGTATGGAAGCAGAACAGTCGCTTACCTAATGAGATGAAGAATGGTATTGATACGGGTAGACTGATTTCCTATCTATCTTCGGAGGTCGATAAAGAAGAAATTTTAAAGATTTCGACAACTAAAAACCTTAAACTCGAAGACATCATTCTCCATATGTACGACACGTTGCCATCAAACGATAAAAAACAATCGGTACTCGGTATTTTGGTACGAAAGAACAAAGAGGCCCAAGCTATAAAAGAGTTGTTAAAAGATATAAAGAAGAACAATCGAAATGATTTAACATATGAAGTTACCGTAGGTGGGGGACTCTTTAAATCATCGGCGGCCAAAGACCTCCTTCTGTTGATTCGCGTATTAAAAAATGAGGGGTGCCCGGAGAGCTTTTTTGCTCTTCATCAATCATCTTTCGTCGAAGACGCCTTTGATGTCAATCATCTGATTCAGCATGAAGGGGACATTGCCCGACTTACTTTAGAGATGAATCGGATTCTAGGTGACGAGAGATGGCAGTGGATGCACAAGGCGAGAGAGGATGTACGAGTCAAACCTTTTTACAAAGTGCTTCAAAACGTTGTGATGGAGCTCCCGTATAAACGAATCATGGGAGCACAGGGGTATCAACCACATGAACTCATTCAGTACGAAAGAAATTTGTATAAAGTTTTAGACATTGCAATCAAACGTTTGAAGAACGAGGTCAATAATCCGGTCGCTTTATATGACTGGTTGAAAATTCAATTGGCGACTAATCGGGATGAGGATGAGGCCGATATCGACGCAAAAGATATCAAAGGAGATAGAGTCATTCGAGTGATGACCGTCCATAAAGCAAAAGGACTCGAATTTCACTCTGTGTTCATTCCGTTTACCAATTCAAGCTTGATACAAGGCCATCGACATAAAGTGCTTCTCACTTCAAAAGGGTTAAGTGATCATGAAAAAGTGTTGGCTTTTCACTTTAAGGAAGAGGATGAAGTTGTGACCACAGCCTCTTTCCAAACGATAAAGGCTGAGGATATCACAGAAACGTTAAACGAAGAAACAAGACTGCTCTATGTTGCGATGACCCGAGCTGAGCAGCGGCTGTGGATCAATGCTGCTCGACCTCATACACCTAAAGGGACATGGGATAAAGATACGTGGGAAAAATTGATACGAATGGCTGTACGAAAGGAAACATCAAATGAATAG
- the dcm gene encoding DNA (cytosine-5-)-methyltransferase has translation MIKVVELFAGVGGFRIALEGIKDVNAEPTSDKFDVVWGNQWEPATKSQPAFDCYAERFKNRGIHSNEDIALSWMEAGPHHLLVGGFPCQDYSVSRSLKNEQGIQGKKGVLFWEIMNIIEQEKPPYVLLENVDRLMKSPAKQRGRDFSVMLRAFADQGYTVEWRVINAADYGFAQRRRRIFIFATRTDLNHSVRAQQANPEEWLLESGFFAPAFPVHELTSEKHPGSQFELPKDIVEISDTFSATYRNAGIMSGNRVTTLETLPKREVPKTLGEVVQEVYEQFGPAPEQYYLDTDTIKKSGRNEQEELAYLKGPKKIERTSASGHVYVYAEGGMSYPDSLDLPGRTMLTSEGTCNRSSHVIEDPQTKRLRYLRPEECEGLNGFPYGWTGTMTDRKRYFTMGNALVVGLIERMSHRIAEVHEQEDDKGILQEAIQMQLLGTYNNFK, from the coding sequence TTGATTAAAGTAGTTGAGTTATTTGCTGGTGTAGGAGGTTTCCGCATCGCACTTGAAGGAATTAAAGACGTGAATGCCGAGCCTACATCGGACAAATTCGATGTAGTTTGGGGCAATCAATGGGAACCGGCGACGAAGAGTCAACCGGCTTTCGATTGCTACGCCGAACGGTTCAAGAACCGAGGTATACATTCGAATGAAGATATCGCCTTGTCGTGGATGGAGGCGGGTCCGCACCACCTGTTAGTCGGGGGCTTCCCGTGCCAAGACTACAGTGTCTCGCGCAGCCTCAAGAACGAGCAAGGCATTCAAGGGAAGAAGGGCGTCTTGTTCTGGGAAATCATGAACATCATCGAACAAGAGAAACCGCCATACGTGTTGCTCGAGAACGTCGATCGCCTCATGAAGTCTCCGGCCAAACAACGGGGACGTGACTTCAGCGTCATGCTTCGTGCATTCGCCGACCAAGGCTATACGGTCGAGTGGCGCGTCATCAATGCGGCCGACTATGGATTCGCGCAACGCCGTCGTCGCATCTTCATCTTCGCGACCCGCACCGACCTGAATCATTCGGTACGTGCTCAACAGGCAAACCCTGAGGAATGGCTGCTCGAGTCAGGATTCTTCGCCCCGGCATTCCCGGTCCATGAACTGACGAGCGAGAAACATCCGGGCTCACAGTTTGAACTGCCGAAAGATATCGTCGAAATCTCTGATACGTTCTCGGCGACGTACCGCAATGCGGGAATCATGTCGGGCAATCGGGTGACGACGCTCGAGACGTTACCGAAACGTGAAGTGCCGAAGACGCTCGGCGAAGTGGTTCAAGAAGTATATGAGCAGTTCGGTCCTGCACCGGAACAGTATTATTTGGACACCGATACAATCAAGAAATCGGGTCGGAACGAGCAGGAAGAGTTGGCTTACTTGAAAGGGCCGAAGAAAATCGAACGGACATCGGCAAGCGGTCACGTGTATGTATACGCAGAGGGCGGCATGTCGTATCCGGATTCGCTCGACCTTCCGGGCCGTACGATGTTGACGAGCGAAGGTACGTGCAACCGCTCGAGCCATGTCATCGAAGATCCACAGACGAAAAGACTTCGTTACCTTCGTCCCGAAGAGTGCGAGGGACTAAACGGATTCCCTTACGGATGGACAGGTACGATGACGGACCGCAAACGTTACTTCACGATGGGGAACGCCCTCGTCGTCGGATTGATTGAGCGGATGAGCCATCGAATCGCAGAAGTCCATGAGCAAGAGGATGATAAAGGTATCTTGCAGGAAGCGATTCAGATGCAGCTATTGGGTACGTACAATAACTTCAAATGA
- a CDS encoding Sau3AI family type II restriction endonuclease, with translation MRYETIQELMDKAREAEGKTFGEIDTTGRIKNVRSKGALGHVIEESHFGYPINSDARPDFEELGIELKVTPFKKNKNGTYSSKERLVLNMIDYHNEHEYSFETSSFLSKATSMLIMLYQYEPNIPIDDYRIYKAFLNEFSEEDLDVMRQDWETIVAKIKRGEAHLISEADTMYLSACTKGANGSVVRSQPFSEQPAKPRAFSLKASYMSGLVRKYLTPELMESIANHGELKDMSIEQLLEARLSPHYGKTLLKLCEETGIPYNPGNKAMIPRVMAKLLGVRKTDLSSIEEFAKANIKFKTIAREPDGKIREHMSFGKVDFDDLSRDEWEESDLYDTFAEQKYLFLVFRYDEEYVPKQKRIPRFEGIRLWNMPLETVDGELKSMWLEAKHIVHTGVKLTPSGKRVKNNLPGPKFNQVAHVRSKGADGQDKVKLPDGQWITKQSFWLDRNYIQQILDA, from the coding sequence TTGCGGTATGAAACGATTCAAGAATTGATGGACAAGGCAAGAGAGGCCGAAGGAAAGACGTTCGGAGAGATCGACACGACCGGGCGCATCAAGAATGTTCGATCGAAAGGTGCCCTCGGACATGTTATCGAGGAGAGCCATTTCGGTTACCCTATCAATTCGGACGCTCGACCTGATTTCGAGGAACTCGGCATCGAGTTGAAGGTCACCCCTTTCAAGAAAAACAAGAATGGTACATATTCATCGAAGGAGCGGCTCGTTTTGAACATGATTGATTATCATAACGAGCACGAGTATTCGTTCGAGACGTCAAGCTTCTTATCCAAAGCCACGAGCATGCTTATCATGCTTTATCAATATGAGCCAAACATCCCTATCGACGACTACCGTATCTATAAAGCGTTCTTGAATGAGTTCTCAGAAGAGGATTTGGACGTGATGCGGCAAGACTGGGAGACAATCGTCGCAAAAATCAAACGTGGCGAGGCCCATTTGATCTCCGAGGCCGATACGATGTACTTGTCAGCCTGCACGAAAGGAGCAAATGGTTCGGTCGTCCGCAGTCAACCGTTCTCAGAGCAACCAGCAAAACCACGTGCCTTTTCGCTCAAAGCTTCTTATATGTCGGGGCTTGTCCGTAAGTATTTGACCCCTGAATTGATGGAGTCAATCGCCAATCACGGTGAGTTGAAAGATATGTCGATTGAGCAGCTCCTCGAGGCACGACTCTCTCCTCATTACGGAAAGACGTTACTCAAGTTGTGCGAAGAAACAGGTATCCCATATAACCCGGGCAATAAGGCGATGATTCCACGAGTCATGGCAAAACTTTTAGGAGTCAGGAAGACTGATTTGTCGAGCATCGAAGAGTTCGCGAAAGCGAACATCAAGTTCAAGACGATTGCGCGAGAGCCTGACGGCAAGATTCGGGAACACATGTCGTTCGGAAAAGTCGATTTCGACGACTTATCTCGAGACGAGTGGGAAGAATCCGACTTGTATGACACGTTCGCCGAACAGAAATACCTCTTCCTCGTATTCCGATATGACGAGGAGTACGTGCCCAAACAAAAACGTATCCCTCGTTTCGAAGGGATACGTCTATGGAACATGCCGCTTGAAACGGTCGATGGCGAATTGAAGTCGATGTGGCTCGAGGCTAAACACATTGTCCATACTGGAGTAAAACTGACACCTTCGGGTAAACGAGTTAAAAACAATCTTCCCGGCCCGAAGTTCAATCAGGTCGCCCATGTGCGCTCAAAAGGAGCCGACGGTCAGGACAAAGTGAAACTCCCAGACGGTCAGTGGATCACAAAACAATCGTTTTGGTTGGACAGAAACTACATCCAGCAGATTCTAGACGCGTAA
- a CDS encoding very short patch repair endonuclease, whose protein sequence is MARNVPKASSPAVFKTMSGNRGKDTKMEVKVRKALWAAGYRYRKNNRKLYGTPDISFPGLRVVVFLDSCYWHGCPLHFKLPKTNAEFWRQKIGRNIERDADVTRHYVEEGWVILRFWEHQVNEDFDHVIYTITHFVDMAKTNRHIRSG, encoded by the coding sequence ATGGCCAGAAATGTACCAAAAGCATCGAGTCCAGCCGTCTTCAAGACGATGAGCGGCAATCGCGGCAAGGACACGAAGATGGAAGTGAAGGTCCGGAAAGCACTATGGGCTGCCGGATATCGATATCGGAAGAACAATCGGAAGTTGTATGGGACACCGGACATCTCGTTTCCCGGACTCCGTGTTGTCGTCTTTTTGGACTCCTGCTACTGGCACGGCTGCCCCCTTCACTTCAAACTTCCGAAGACGAACGCCGAGTTCTGGCGTCAGAAAATCGGTCGCAACATCGAACGGGATGCTGACGTTACAAGACACTACGTCGAAGAAGGATGGGTCATCCTCCGGTTCTGGGAGCATCAGGTCAATGAAGACTTTGATCATGTGATTTATACCATCACCCATTTCGTAGACATGGCCAAAACCAATCGACATATACGAAGTGGATAA